The Flavobacterium psychrotrophum region TAAATCATTTTGATACCATTCTTGATTATAACTTTACCGCTAAGGTAGAGGAAGATTTTGATGAGATAGCGTCTGGTAATGAAGACTGGACAAAAATGATGGAAAATTTCTACGGGCATTTTCATCCGAAAGTAAAAGACGTAGAACAAAATGCTGAGCGCGAGTCTGGCGAGCGTATTTTGGGCACAGATCCAAAAACAGGCAAGCCTGTAAGTGTCCGTTTGGGTAAATTTGGTCCAATGGCACAAATAGGTGATGCCGAAGATGAAGAAAAGCAATTTGCAAGCCTGCTGCCAGAGCAGAATATAGGTACTATTTCGCTTGACGAAGCCCTTGGGCTTTTTGCCCTGCCTAAAGTCTTAGGTGTGCATGATGGCGAAGAGGTAGAGGTAAGTAACGGTCGTTTTGGTCCGTATGTGCGTTTTGGTAAAACGTTTATTTCGCTTCCAAAAGGCGAAGATCCGCTGGATGTGACTCTTGAAAGGGCTAAAGAGCTAATAGGAGAGAAGCAACAGGCTGATGCGCCTATAGGCGAATATGAAGGGCTGCCTGTGCAAAAAGGCGTTGGCCGTTTTGGTCCGTTTATTAAATGGAATGGTACGTTCATTAATGTGAACAAAAAATATAACTTTGATAACCTTTCTCAGGCAGATCTTGTAGCGCTTATTGAAGAGAAGATGCGAAAGGATATTGATAAGGTTATACATAACTGGGAAGCAGAAGGTATTAAAGTTGAGAAAGCCCGCTGGGGAAGGTCTGTGCTAACAAAAGGCAAGATAAAGATAGAGTTGAGCAAAGATTTTGATGCAGTAGGTTTAACGCTGGATAAGGCTCAGGCTATGATAGCAGAGAAAACCCCGGCTAAGAAAACTGCAGCCAAAAAACCTGCAGCAGCAAAGAAAACAGTAGCAAAAAAGAAATAATACCGTATGGGATTTGAATTTTTACAGCCGGTAAGCCAGATTGTTGAAGAGTATCTTGAGGATATTGCACTACAGTCTTTTGGTAAAAAGGTTATAGTGCATACTAAAGATAATTTTCCTGAGCTTGATGCAGTCAAGATTGCCATTATAGGGGTTTTAGATAACAGGGGGCAGATGGATGGTAAAGACCATGTGCATCTTAATTATATCCGAAAGGAGTTGTATGGGCTTTATCCTGGTAACTGGCATCTTAACGTAGCCGACCTGGGAGATATTCATGCGGGCGAAACCATACAGGATACCTATTATGCGGTAAAAACAATTACAGAGCAGCTGCTTAAGCAAAATATAATACCGTTAGTTATAGGTGGCTCGCAGGATATAGCTTATGCTGTATACCGAGGCTACGATAAGCTGGAGCAAATGGTGAATTATGTAAATGTAGATGCACGCTTTGATTTTGGTAAAGAAGACGAAGATATGTCTGCCCGCTCTTTTGTTACAAGAATGATTATTGAAGAGCCGCATAATCTTTTTAATTACAGTAATGTAGGGTATCAAACGTATTTTAATTCTCAGGAAGAGATAGATCTTATTGAGAAATTGTATTTTGACGCCTACCGCCTTGGAGAGGTTTGTAAAGATATAACCGTTGCAGAACCGGTGTTTAGGGATGC contains the following coding sequences:
- a CDS encoding formimidoylglutamase; translated protein: MGFEFLQPVSQIVEEYLEDIALQSFGKKVIVHTKDNFPELDAVKIAIIGVLDNRGQMDGKDHVHLNYIRKELYGLYPGNWHLNVADLGDIHAGETIQDTYYAVKTITEQLLKQNIIPLVIGGSQDIAYAVYRGYDKLEQMVNYVNVDARFDFGKEDEDMSARSFVTRMIIEEPHNLFNYSNVGYQTYFNSQEEIDLIEKLYFDAYRLGEVCKDITVAEPVFRDADFVAFDMGAVKSGDSGNIVKFMPNGFDGKEICTLARYSGISDKVSAFGLFNHNDTKQEAALIAQVVWYFVEGVQYRSYEFPFGSRDNYIKYIVAFEDEELVFYKSDKTDRWWIDVFSNEIGNNKVKNVALLPCSYQDYLSACNNEYPQRLWKAQRKNII